Proteins found in one bacterium genomic segment:
- a CDS encoding PorV/PorQ family protein: MKNYKRLFCVAVILIGTASAVQTSERGTTGADFLKIGLGAGAAGMGEAFTAVKGDVNAMFYNPAGLTGLEMNMLSATHLNWIAETQYEALAYARPVVGVGTLGTAIYFLHMPEIPSLDVNGNSTGMLQAYDLGVQFSYARDISPFVHLAGLSAGASLKIIHRKLADLSASGIALDLGTLYAMDEQLTFGLSFLNLGYLSSFDAESEQLPMMIRGGVGYEMRLAGRHAVLGTLDLVQALDNVIHANLGLEYSFADIVNLRVGYKLGYDTEGLQAGAGVQWRTMAIDYAFKLMDIFGGTHFLTASLGFGTSVRTMQADEIKKILQQAEAMYSQSKYAEALEIVEKAILVDADNQRALQLREKLKTVLMMLEMPQTEVTPEEPVESLPQELTPDEQEEMGAPQPEEVQ, encoded by the coding sequence ATGAAAAATTATAAAAGATTATTCTGCGTCGCAGTCATTCTCATCGGGACCGCATCTGCGGTACAGACATCTGAACGGGGAACCACTGGTGCGGATTTTCTTAAAATCGGACTGGGCGCCGGTGCGGCCGGTATGGGTGAGGCTTTTACAGCAGTGAAAGGTGATGTCAATGCCATGTTCTACAACCCGGCCGGTCTGACCGGCCTGGAAATGAATATGCTCTCAGCCACGCATTTGAATTGGATTGCGGAGACGCAGTACGAGGCATTGGCGTATGCCCGGCCGGTTGTTGGGGTGGGCACACTTGGAACAGCGATTTATTTCCTGCATATGCCTGAAATACCCAGTCTGGATGTGAATGGAAACAGCACCGGGATGCTGCAAGCCTATGATCTGGGTGTGCAGTTTTCTTATGCACGGGATATATCGCCGTTTGTTCATCTGGCAGGTTTATCAGCCGGTGCGAGTTTGAAGATTATTCACCGGAAGCTGGCTGATCTAAGTGCTTCCGGGATTGCGCTCGATTTGGGGACATTGTATGCCATGGATGAGCAGCTTACGTTTGGGTTGTCATTTCTCAATTTAGGATATCTTTCCAGTTTTGATGCGGAGTCTGAGCAGTTGCCAATGATGATTCGCGGCGGCGTTGGCTATGAAATGAGGTTGGCCGGCCGGCATGCTGTTTTGGGAACACTGGATTTGGTGCAGGCGCTGGACAATGTGATTCATGCCAATCTCGGACTGGAATATTCTTTTGCCGACATCGTCAATCTGCGAGTGGGATATAAACTGGGTTATGATACCGAGGGACTTCAGGCCGGTGCCGGTGTACAGTGGCGGACGATGGCGATTGATTATGCCTTTAAGCTGATGGATATTTTCGGCGGGACGCATTTTTTGACAGCGTCACTGGGATTCGGGACATCGGTCAGGACTATGCAGGCGGATGAAATTAAAAAAATTCTGCAGCAAGCCGAGGCGATGTATTCGCAAAGCAAGTATGCCGAGGCTTTGGAAATTGTGGAAAAGGCTATTTTGGTGGATGCTGATAATCAACGGGCCTTGCAGTTGCGGGAAAAACTTAAAACCGTATTGATGATGCTGGAGATGCCTCAAAC